GCCCGCCAGTCGGAAGGGGCCCGCGAGTCGGAAGGCCAGGAGACCCTGGAGGCGCCCGAGGTTCAGGAGTCCTACGTCGAGGTCGTCGTGCGGGCCCTCAAGGTCTACCTGTTCGTGATGGCCCTGGTCCTCTTGGGCGAGGGGTTCAAGCCGGTCATCGACCGGTTCGTCATCGGGCTCCCGAGTGCCGTGCTCTACTGGTTGAACATGGTCTCGGCCATCCTCGACAACGCCACCCTGACCGCCGCCGAGATCAGCATCAAAATGAACGCGCTCCAGGTCAAGGCGGTCCTCATGGGGCTGCTGATCTCCGGTGGGATGCTGATTCCGGGCAACATCCCGAACATCATCTCCGCCGGGAAGCTGCGCATCGGCAGCCGCGAATGGGCGTCCCTGGGCGTTCCGCTGGGCTTGGCGGTGATGGCCATCTACTTCGCCATCCTGTTCATCTGAGGGTGAGGGGTACTTATGACGGATGACGCGCGGCTGCCAGTGGACGAGGGGTGGGTGCTCGAGCGGCTCGAGGACCTGATCAAGATCCCGTCCGTGAACCCCTCCTTGGTGCCGGGGGGCGAAGGCGAGGAGCGCATCGCCCGCTTCGTCGGCCAGGTGCTGGGGGACCTCGGGCTCAAGGTGACCTACCAGAAGCTGGGGCCCAAGCGGGCGAATGTGATCGGGGTGTTGAAGGGGAAGGGGGGGGCGGCCGGGCCCGCCGGCCGTGCCGGCAGCGGCCGGACGCTGCTCCTCAACGGTCACCTCGACACGGTCGGCGCCGCCGGGATGAAGATTGAGCCCTTCGCGCCGGCGCGGCGGGGGAACAAGGTCTATGGCCGCGGCGCTTTCGACATGAAGGGCGGGGTGGCGGCCATGCTCGGGGTGGCCAGGGCCATCGTCGCGTCC
This genomic window from Bacillota bacterium contains:
- a CDS encoding M20/M25/M40 family metallo-hydrolase — its product is MTDDARLPVDEGWVLERLEDLIKIPSVNPSLVPGGEGEERIARFVGQVLGDLGLKVTYQKLGPKRANVIGVLKGKGGAAGPAGRAGSGRTLLLNGHLDTVGAAGMKIEPFAPARRGNKVYGRGAFDMKGGVAAMLGVARAIVASGVALAGDLILTFVADEEYASIGTEKIAQTYRADAAIVCEPTGLNIGVVHKGFAWVRLDVQDKAAHGSEFGQGVDAITKAGKFLAAMEAYEKRVLAKKVHPKVGRPSVHASLISGGIELSTYPDHCRVEIERRTIPGETRQT